In Mycolicibacterium alvei, a single window of DNA contains:
- a CDS encoding 3-carboxyethylcatechol 2,3-dioxygenase: MRPDRLVVCASHSPGKERDVEHAFGRRFRSALDSAAERVRQFDPDLVVLFGGDHRRAFRHVVPAFGVALSASILAEGGHPAGDLDVPSPLTRLLCEHLLSAGFDIAACRDIALDHGFAQPIRDLLGELTAKPVVPVAVNCATAPLPTARRVAGFATEVGRFLDGIDQRILLIGTGGLSHSPPSLEVDTYDLSDEERARIIADGMAAARNKIRPDWDAEVLDAMSTWDLEALIRLVDNAHSRAGAGANEVRTWLAAGAAGGGRPVTPLVYEPVPEWITGMAVATSA; the protein is encoded by the coding sequence ATGCGGCCTGACCGACTCGTGGTCTGCGCAAGCCACAGCCCGGGCAAAGAACGCGACGTCGAGCACGCCTTCGGTCGCCGGTTCCGCTCGGCACTGGATTCTGCGGCCGAACGGGTGCGGCAATTCGACCCGGACCTGGTGGTGTTGTTCGGTGGCGACCACCGCCGTGCGTTTCGCCACGTGGTGCCTGCGTTCGGTGTCGCGTTGTCCGCGTCGATCCTGGCCGAGGGCGGCCACCCGGCCGGTGACCTCGATGTGCCGTCCCCTCTCACCCGTCTACTGTGCGAACACCTGCTGTCGGCCGGATTCGATATCGCCGCCTGCCGTGATATCGCGCTGGATCACGGCTTTGCGCAACCCATTCGGGACCTACTCGGCGAGCTGACCGCCAAACCCGTTGTCCCAGTGGCGGTGAACTGCGCCACCGCACCCCTACCTACCGCACGCCGCGTCGCAGGCTTCGCAACCGAGGTCGGCCGCTTCCTCGACGGCATCGACCAGCGCATTCTGCTGATCGGGACCGGCGGCTTATCGCATTCGCCCCCGAGCCTGGAGGTCGACACCTACGACCTCAGTGACGAGGAGCGGGCGCGGATCATCGCTGACGGCATGGCGGCCGCGCGCAACAAGATTCGCCCCGACTGGGACGCCGAAGTGCTTGACGCGATGTCGACCTGGGATCTGGAGGCACTGATCCGGCTCGTTGACAACGCGCACTCTCGTGCGGGCGCCGGCGCCAACGAAGTGCGCACCTGGCTGGCGGCCGGCGCCGCGGGCGGCGGCCGGCCGGTCACCCCACTGGTTTACGAACCCGTACCGGAGTGGATCACCGGAATGGCGGTCGCGACGTCGGCGTGA
- a CDS encoding CaiB/BaiF CoA transferase family protein, producing the protein MNGASDIGWGGEPRGGPLVGVKVVELAGMGPGPHAAMVLADLGAEVLRVHRPGHAGSGASLRGRRLIAADLKNADDLDRVCRLIDRADVLIEGFRPGVTERLGLGPDECCRRNTGLVYTRVTGWGQTGPRSQQAGHDINYIGLTGLLHAMGTPDRPPVPPLNLVGDYGGGSMFAVLGVLAALVERQGSGRGQVIDAAIVNGAPALGHVLWSMLGDGRWSDQRGTNIFDGSAPFYCTYECGDGGYVAVGALEPEFFAEMLRLLEIDPGTLGAQRDKVGWPEMRRVLTETFRQRPRDDWTRVFDGSDACVTPVLTVAEAAEDAQLQARDVFVEVDGVRQPAPAPLFSRTPASQPVPARDGSLTPTSRPPFR; encoded by the coding sequence ATGAACGGTGCGTCAGATATCGGTTGGGGCGGCGAACCGAGGGGTGGCCCTCTGGTCGGTGTCAAAGTCGTCGAACTGGCGGGCATGGGTCCTGGTCCGCACGCCGCCATGGTGCTCGCTGATCTCGGTGCCGAGGTGCTACGAGTACATCGACCGGGGCACGCGGGCAGTGGCGCTTCGCTGCGGGGTCGGCGTCTGATCGCCGCCGATCTGAAGAACGCCGATGATCTCGACCGGGTATGCCGGCTGATCGACCGCGCCGACGTCCTGATCGAAGGATTCCGCCCCGGCGTCACCGAGCGGCTCGGCCTCGGCCCCGACGAATGCTGTCGTCGCAATACGGGTCTGGTCTACACCCGGGTTACGGGTTGGGGACAGACCGGCCCCCGTTCCCAGCAGGCCGGGCACGACATCAACTACATCGGACTGACCGGGCTGCTGCATGCCATGGGTACTCCGGACCGTCCCCCGGTCCCGCCGCTGAACCTGGTCGGCGACTACGGCGGTGGCTCGATGTTCGCTGTCCTTGGTGTGCTTGCCGCCCTGGTCGAGCGGCAAGGTTCGGGGCGCGGCCAGGTGATCGACGCCGCCATCGTCAACGGTGCTCCGGCGCTTGGTCACGTGTTGTGGTCGATGCTGGGCGACGGCCGTTGGTCGGATCAGCGCGGTACCAACATCTTCGACGGCTCAGCGCCGTTCTACTGCACCTACGAATGTGGGGACGGTGGTTATGTCGCAGTGGGTGCATTGGAACCGGAGTTCTTCGCCGAGATGCTGCGACTGCTGGAGATCGATCCGGGAACCCTTGGTGCACAACGGGACAAGGTCGGCTGGCCGGAGATGCGGCGGGTGCTTACTGAGACATTCCGGCAGCGGCCCCGCGATGACTGGACGCGGGTGTTCGACGGCAGCGACGCCTGTGTTACCCCGGTGCTGACGGTCGCCGAGGCGGCCGAGGATGCCCAGCTGCAGGCTCGTGACGTGTTTGTCGAGGTGGATGGCGTCCGTCAGCCGGCGCCCGCGCCGTTGTTCTCTCGAACGCCTGCGTCGCAGCCGGTGCCCGCACGAGACGGGTCCCTCACGCCGACGTCGCGACCGCCATTCCGGTGA
- a CDS encoding acyl-CoA dehydrogenase — MSISALAIVEEHHELAEAAVGQLSRHKSRAAARATLDGGSPYPTDLWEAAAALGWHGLAISEEHGGSGFGIAELAIVLEALGQELCPGPFLPTVTAALVIDRCGTDVLRAALLPSLASGKLVGAVGLSTDIVLGRDSIASGTARAVAGAPDASVLVLAAGADLIVVDAEAAGVTVTALAGLDTTRSIGDVTLHDVELPAERILSGADTKARSAFRILAAAEAVGVGWATLRMAAEYVKVREQFGRTIGTFQAVKHHLANMFIAAQQSTAAVWDAARSNDLDDASFAAAVAAAHATRMQTFITQKNIQLHGGIGYTWEHDAHLYLRRARSLTALIGDTGDALADISEAQRTGVAHGASFNLPAEADLFRREAAEAVERLRGLPSDEQRDYLVDSGYLVPHWPKPWGRQAGVVEQLVIEEEFAGVSGVDLPDLGITGWVMLTIAQAGTDDQRARWVEPVLRGQTNWCQLFSEPGAGSDAAAVRTTATRVDGGWRVTGQKVWTSLAHECQWGLATVRTDPDAPKHSGVTMMAIDMSSPGVRVLPLRELTGEALFNEVFFDDVFVPDNDVVGDVNRGWLVARATLGNERVSIGGGSGAIGVGADDLIKLLDNTSHAVAARREHRVGEVIAELHALRLLNLRNASRAMAGGDTAAEANVSKLLQAESSQHVSELAIELAGTSAVAGGTPELTRAYLYARCLTIAGGTSEIIRNTIAERLLGLPRDPLAK; from the coding sequence GTGAGCATCTCCGCGCTCGCCATCGTCGAGGAGCACCACGAGCTGGCCGAGGCCGCCGTGGGTCAGCTGTCCAGGCACAAGAGTCGCGCTGCCGCCCGCGCGACCCTCGACGGCGGTTCGCCATACCCGACCGACCTGTGGGAAGCGGCCGCGGCACTCGGTTGGCATGGGTTGGCCATCAGCGAGGAGCACGGCGGTTCGGGCTTCGGCATCGCTGAGCTGGCGATCGTGCTGGAAGCCCTGGGTCAGGAACTGTGCCCCGGACCCTTCCTGCCCACTGTGACCGCCGCATTGGTGATCGACCGCTGCGGTACCGATGTGCTGCGTGCGGCCCTTCTCCCTTCGCTGGCGAGCGGCAAACTGGTTGGTGCCGTGGGCCTCTCCACAGACATCGTGCTCGGCCGCGACTCGATCGCCAGCGGCACCGCCCGCGCCGTCGCCGGGGCGCCCGACGCCAGCGTGTTGGTCCTGGCCGCCGGTGCGGACCTGATCGTGGTGGACGCGGAAGCCGCCGGGGTGACCGTCACCGCGCTGGCCGGGTTGGACACCACCCGCAGCATCGGCGATGTAACCCTGCACGATGTCGAGCTACCCGCAGAACGAATCCTTTCGGGCGCGGACACAAAGGCGCGCTCGGCATTCCGTATTCTTGCTGCCGCCGAAGCGGTCGGTGTCGGCTGGGCGACGCTACGAATGGCCGCCGAGTACGTCAAGGTCCGCGAGCAGTTCGGACGCACGATCGGCACCTTCCAAGCGGTCAAGCATCACCTGGCCAACATGTTCATAGCCGCCCAACAGAGCACCGCGGCGGTGTGGGACGCGGCGCGCTCGAACGATCTGGACGATGCGTCATTCGCCGCCGCGGTCGCCGCGGCCCACGCCACACGTATGCAGACGTTCATCACGCAGAAGAACATTCAGCTGCACGGCGGAATCGGCTACACCTGGGAGCACGATGCCCACTTGTACCTGCGCCGGGCCCGGAGCCTGACCGCGCTGATCGGTGATACCGGCGACGCTCTGGCCGATATCTCCGAAGCGCAGCGCACCGGAGTCGCGCACGGCGCGTCGTTCAACCTGCCCGCCGAGGCCGACCTGTTCCGGCGGGAGGCAGCTGAGGCGGTCGAGCGGCTGCGTGGGCTGCCATCCGACGAGCAGCGGGATTACCTGGTCGATTCCGGCTATCTGGTGCCGCACTGGCCCAAACCGTGGGGACGCCAAGCCGGTGTGGTCGAACAACTCGTCATCGAGGAGGAGTTCGCGGGAGTCAGCGGTGTCGACCTGCCTGATCTGGGTATCACCGGGTGGGTGATGCTCACCATCGCGCAGGCCGGCACCGATGACCAGAGGGCGCGCTGGGTGGAGCCGGTGCTGCGCGGTCAGACCAATTGGTGCCAACTGTTTTCCGAACCCGGCGCGGGGTCCGATGCCGCAGCTGTGCGCACCACGGCCACCCGGGTCGACGGTGGCTGGCGGGTCACCGGGCAGAAGGTGTGGACCAGCTTGGCTCACGAATGCCAATGGGGCCTCGCGACGGTACGCACCGATCCGGATGCCCCGAAACACTCAGGTGTCACGATGATGGCGATCGACATGTCCTCCCCCGGCGTCCGGGTGCTGCCACTGCGTGAGCTCACTGGTGAGGCGTTGTTCAACGAGGTGTTCTTCGACGACGTGTTCGTCCCCGACAACGATGTGGTCGGGGACGTGAACCGCGGCTGGCTCGTGGCGCGGGCGACGCTGGGCAATGAGCGGGTATCCATCGGTGGCGGCTCCGGTGCCATCGGCGTGGGTGCCGATGACCTGATCAAGCTGCTGGACAACACTTCCCACGCAGTAGCGGCGCGCCGGGAGCACCGAGTCGGCGAGGTGATCGCCGAGCTTCACGCCCTGCGCCTACTGAATCTGCGCAATGCCAGCCGCGCCATGGCGGGCGGCGACACCGCGGCCGAGGCCAATGTGAGCAAGCTGCTGCAGGCCGAATCCTCGCAACACGTCAGTGAACTCGCGATCGAGCTGGCCGGAACCTCCGCGGTCGCCGGCGGAACGCCGGAGCTGACCCGCGCCTATCTGTACGCCCGGTGTCTGACCATCGCGGGCGGCACCTCGGAGATCATCCGCAACACCATCGCCGAGCGCCTGCTGGGGCTGCCGCGGGATCCGTTGGCGAAATGA
- a CDS encoding CaiB/BaiF CoA transferase family protein: protein MTDAPLAGITVVSLEQAVAAPYATRQLADLGARVVKVERPQGGDFARGYDRSVHGESSYFVWLNRGKESLTLDLKQPEGLRIVHRLLEDADVLVQNLGPGASARMGLDAESVARSHPRIITATISGYGQDGPWKDRKAYDLLVQAEAGLLSVTGSPAEVARTGVSIADIAAGMFTFSGILTALYTRATTGVARPVSVSLFDALVEWMSQPLYYGRYGGTAPARTGARHPTIAPYGPFTAGDGDTVLLAVQNPPEWQRFCEIVLERADLVADLRFATNPDRVTHRDELEAIISETAARLATDELEARLDKAAVAHARMNDVEHLSDHPVLTGRDRWRRIQTPGGPAEALPPPAGLAGVDPLLGDVPALGAHSRKILGELGYPSAGIDEFIAAGVTSTERRNHA from the coding sequence ATGACGGACGCACCGCTGGCGGGGATCACCGTCGTGAGCCTGGAACAGGCGGTCGCGGCACCGTACGCGACCCGCCAGCTCGCCGATCTCGGCGCCCGAGTCGTGAAAGTCGAACGCCCCCAGGGTGGCGACTTCGCCCGCGGCTATGACCGTTCGGTACACGGCGAGTCGAGTTACTTCGTGTGGCTCAACCGCGGCAAGGAGTCTTTGACGCTCGACCTCAAGCAGCCCGAGGGCCTGCGCATCGTGCACCGGCTACTCGAGGATGCCGACGTGCTGGTTCAGAACCTCGGGCCGGGAGCGTCAGCCCGAATGGGTCTCGATGCCGAGTCGGTGGCCCGCTCGCATCCGCGGATCATCACCGCGACCATCAGCGGCTACGGCCAGGACGGCCCGTGGAAGGACCGGAAGGCCTATGACCTGCTGGTGCAGGCCGAAGCCGGGCTGCTGTCGGTGACCGGTTCGCCGGCCGAGGTGGCACGCACCGGGGTGTCCATCGCCGATATCGCGGCCGGAATGTTCACCTTCTCCGGCATTCTCACTGCGCTGTACACCCGCGCGACCACCGGTGTGGCACGGCCGGTTTCGGTGTCATTGTTCGATGCGCTGGTGGAATGGATGTCCCAACCGCTCTACTACGGCCGGTACGGCGGGACCGCACCCGCCCGGACGGGCGCACGGCATCCGACCATCGCCCCGTACGGCCCGTTCACCGCCGGCGACGGCGATACGGTTCTGCTGGCGGTGCAGAACCCGCCGGAATGGCAGCGGTTCTGCGAAATCGTCCTGGAAAGAGCCGATCTCGTCGCCGATCTGCGCTTCGCCACCAACCCCGATCGCGTCACGCACCGCGACGAGTTGGAGGCCATCATCAGCGAAACGGCGGCCCGGTTGGCTACCGACGAACTCGAGGCACGTCTCGACAAAGCAGCGGTGGCACACGCCCGCATGAACGATGTCGAGCACCTGTCGGATCACCCCGTGCTCACCGGCCGCGACCGGTGGCGCAGGATTCAGACTCCGGGCGGGCCCGCCGAGGCGCTGCCCCCGCCGGCAGGCCTGGCGGGCGTCGACCCGCTGCTGGGTGACGTGCCGGCGCTGGGCGCGCACAGCCGAAAGATCCTGGGCGAGTTGGGATACCCGTCCGCTGGGATCGACGAATTCATCGCGGCAGGCGTCACTTCGACCGAGCGAAGAAACCACGCTTGA
- a CDS encoding TetR/AcrR family transcriptional regulator, whose protein sequence is MSEASIVRRASYGPSSPAVGARGASTRSRITEVSLELFGRLGYFDTSVDAIAKAAGISRAALYQYFQGKDEIFLELLNECGSALFRVARRIGPMGPDETGFDNLNWWLGEWSWVFEKYSTMFVQWTAIASSDTKVRPAITGFVRSYNHRLAERLAASGLQGLDPEVAAMTMTALVHRINLFVHTDRAYGRSAKDAIDTLSVFLQLVLFPDTPPAVLKSLGLHASADPAADVDAVQVPDAPDLTGLSVTERTANLSKRAVATVTTLADAGAAQFRARGYRSTSVDDIVAAAEVARGTFYKYFSDKQDLLAAVGAEVYGAGKAFAERIAQVDPVADESTLRHWLATYVEFYDRYSGCIDAWAEGTTDDPTIVGIGENGQVLMDIGAARMLTRRPGAYPYDPVISALILRSLVTRVPEAALDLPEQLSRDEVIELLMTCIKRGFFARSK, encoded by the coding sequence ATGTCCGAAGCCTCGATAGTCCGCCGCGCCAGTTACGGCCCGTCCAGCCCCGCTGTGGGGGCCCGGGGGGCCAGCACCCGCAGCCGGATAACCGAGGTCTCGCTGGAACTGTTCGGTCGGCTCGGCTACTTCGACACCTCGGTCGACGCGATCGCCAAGGCCGCCGGGATATCGCGGGCCGCGCTGTATCAGTACTTCCAGGGCAAGGACGAGATCTTCCTGGAGCTGCTGAACGAATGCGGCAGCGCACTGTTCCGGGTCGCACGCCGCATCGGTCCCATGGGACCGGACGAAACCGGCTTCGACAATCTGAACTGGTGGCTCGGCGAGTGGAGTTGGGTCTTCGAGAAGTACTCCACGATGTTCGTGCAGTGGACGGCGATCGCATCGTCGGACACGAAGGTGCGACCCGCGATCACGGGGTTCGTGCGCAGCTACAACCATCGGCTCGCCGAACGCCTGGCCGCGTCAGGTCTGCAAGGTCTGGACCCCGAGGTCGCGGCCATGACGATGACCGCGCTGGTGCACCGCATCAACCTGTTCGTGCACACCGACCGCGCCTACGGTCGCAGCGCCAAGGACGCCATCGACACCCTGTCGGTATTCCTGCAGTTGGTGCTGTTCCCCGATACGCCACCGGCGGTGCTGAAGTCGTTGGGACTGCATGCCAGCGCGGACCCGGCAGCGGATGTGGACGCCGTGCAGGTGCCCGACGCTCCAGATCTCACGGGGCTGTCCGTTACCGAGCGGACCGCGAACCTGAGCAAGCGCGCCGTCGCCACTGTGACGACGCTGGCCGATGCCGGTGCCGCGCAGTTCCGGGCCAGGGGATACCGAAGCACCAGTGTCGACGACATCGTCGCCGCCGCTGAAGTGGCCCGTGGCACCTTCTACAAGTACTTCAGTGACAAGCAGGATCTGCTCGCCGCGGTAGGTGCCGAGGTCTACGGGGCCGGAAAGGCATTCGCAGAACGGATCGCGCAGGTGGATCCGGTGGCCGACGAATCGACGCTGCGGCATTGGCTGGCCACTTACGTAGAGTTTTACGATCGGTATTCCGGCTGCATCGACGCTTGGGCCGAGGGCACCACCGACGACCCCACGATTGTCGGGATCGGCGAGAACGGTCAGGTGCTGATGGACATCGGCGCGGCTCGGATGTTGACCCGCCGACCCGGTGCGTACCCGTACGACCCGGTGATCTCGGCACTGATCCTGCGGTCACTTGTCACCCGCGTGCCTGAAGCTGCCCTCGACCTACCCGAGCAGCTGAGCCGGGACGAGGTCATCGAATTGTTGATGACCTGCATCAAGCGTGGTTTCTTCGCTCGGTCGAAGTGA
- a CDS encoding MaoC/PaaZ C-terminal domain-containing protein — translation MKPGDQASPREFGPLTRQMFVRYSGASGDLNPMHYDDELARSAGYPSVFAQGMFSAALLAGFATDWLGAPGVRRFGVRFREQVWPGDILTCTGTVVAVSEEDETDRVSVELTAIRQTGGVAITSTAEFAVPRSGPRNAAHGAAGPADQQ, via the coding sequence ATGAAACCCGGCGATCAGGCATCGCCCCGGGAGTTCGGTCCACTCACCCGGCAGATGTTCGTCCGCTACTCCGGCGCGTCCGGTGACCTCAACCCCATGCACTACGACGATGAACTGGCACGGTCCGCGGGCTATCCGTCGGTATTCGCGCAAGGCATGTTCTCCGCGGCGCTGCTGGCCGGGTTCGCCACCGACTGGCTGGGAGCACCCGGTGTGCGTCGGTTCGGCGTCCGCTTCCGCGAGCAGGTCTGGCCCGGCGACATTCTGACCTGCACAGGAACGGTCGTGGCGGTGTCCGAGGAGGACGAGACCGATCGGGTGAGTGTCGAACTCACCGCCATCAGGCAGACCGGCGGTGTGGCGATCACCAGCACTGCGGAATTCGCTGTACCCCGAAGCGGACCGCGAAACGCGGCACACGGTGCCGCGGGTCCTGCGGATCAGCAATAG
- a CDS encoding FAS1-like dehydratase domain-containing protein, with product MTAAPASDTDLGVGQPWEVVVERGKIAEFADAMLSEDPAYRGPDAIVPPTFLTSAARWAPPGVRVNVGFDRKRLLHGEQEYTFHSELPAAGDVLTAQERIVERFSKPGKRGGTMRFATVVTEYHDTAGVLVAEAKATFIETAARQ from the coding sequence ATGACTGCAGCGCCTGCCAGTGACACCGATCTAGGCGTGGGACAACCCTGGGAGGTGGTCGTGGAGCGCGGGAAGATCGCCGAGTTCGCCGACGCCATGCTCAGCGAGGATCCCGCCTACCGTGGTCCGGACGCGATCGTTCCGCCGACCTTCCTGACCAGCGCCGCCCGCTGGGCGCCGCCGGGCGTCCGGGTCAACGTGGGCTTCGACCGCAAGCGACTCCTGCACGGTGAGCAGGAGTACACGTTCCACAGCGAGTTACCCGCTGCCGGTGATGTCCTGACAGCACAGGAGCGGATCGTCGAGCGGTTCTCCAAGCCGGGCAAGCGTGGCGGCACCATGCGCTTCGCCACGGTCGTGACCGAATACCACGACACCGCAGGGGTTTTGGTGGCCGAGGCAAAGGCCACATTCATCGAGACGGCGGCCAGGCAATGA
- a CDS encoding aldehyde dehydrogenase — protein MPELASMIELAASYVAGKWVTSTAATTVEVASPTTGEVLGTVGIAGDDEVSAAVAAARSALPAWAQTSPAERGAALGRLADVLTARKGELADLATAEIGSPRSWSTFGQVITATGVLRAYAAITPDHPFTTSRPSMTGGVVDVRQVPVGVVGAIVPWNTPLFIAALKLGPALAAGCTVVLKPSPDAPLTFGVLMEAIEEAGIPDGVVNVVNGGAATGELLTEHPDVDKISFTGSTAVGARIAASCGSRIRRCSTELGGKSAAIVLPDAPLEKTVAGLVGGVMGNNGQLCAALTRILLPRSRYHEYLTVLIAAVTALTVGDPADRSTDIGPLINKAARDKVEGLLRRARDEGATVLTGGERPDRPGWFVTPALVEATNDMEIAREEVFGPVVVVIAYDDISEAVSIANDSRYGLVGAVWSADEEHAATVAAQLQAGSIAVNSTAVLDFGSPFGGFKQSGIGREGGPEGITGFVEYQAIIR, from the coding sequence ATGCCAGAATTGGCGTCCATGATCGAGTTGGCGGCGAGCTACGTCGCAGGCAAATGGGTGACGAGTACTGCCGCCACCACAGTGGAGGTGGCCTCGCCGACCACCGGAGAGGTGCTGGGCACCGTAGGTATTGCGGGCGACGACGAGGTCTCTGCCGCCGTCGCGGCGGCCCGCAGCGCGCTGCCGGCCTGGGCGCAGACCTCCCCCGCCGAGCGCGGCGCCGCGCTGGGAAGGCTCGCCGATGTCCTGACCGCCCGCAAGGGCGAGCTGGCCGACCTGGCCACCGCCGAGATCGGCTCGCCGCGCTCGTGGAGCACGTTCGGCCAGGTCATCACCGCGACCGGGGTGTTACGGGCTTACGCCGCCATCACGCCCGACCATCCGTTCACCACCAGCCGGCCCTCGATGACCGGTGGCGTCGTCGACGTGCGGCAGGTGCCAGTGGGCGTGGTCGGTGCGATCGTGCCGTGGAACACGCCCTTGTTCATCGCAGCGCTGAAACTGGGTCCTGCACTAGCGGCGGGCTGCACAGTGGTGCTCAAGCCTTCACCCGATGCGCCTCTGACCTTCGGTGTGCTCATGGAGGCGATCGAGGAGGCCGGCATCCCCGATGGCGTGGTCAATGTCGTCAACGGCGGGGCCGCGACCGGCGAGCTGCTCACCGAGCACCCAGATGTCGACAAGATCAGCTTCACCGGATCGACCGCGGTCGGCGCCCGGATCGCCGCGTCGTGTGGATCCCGGATCCGCCGCTGCAGCACAGAGCTCGGCGGTAAGTCCGCGGCCATCGTGCTGCCGGACGCGCCACTCGAGAAGACGGTCGCCGGACTGGTCGGCGGTGTGATGGGAAACAACGGCCAGCTGTGCGCCGCGCTGACCCGAATCCTGCTGCCGCGCAGTCGGTACCACGAGTACTTGACTGTCCTGATCGCTGCGGTAACCGCGCTGACGGTCGGCGATCCGGCCGACCGGTCCACTGATATCGGTCCGCTCATCAACAAGGCGGCACGTGACAAGGTCGAAGGTCTCCTGCGGCGGGCGCGCGACGAGGGAGCCACGGTGCTCACTGGCGGTGAGCGTCCGGACCGGCCGGGGTGGTTCGTCACCCCCGCTCTCGTCGAGGCCACCAACGACATGGAGATCGCCCGCGAGGAAGTTTTCGGCCCGGTCGTCGTCGTCATCGCCTATGACGATATTTCCGAAGCGGTGTCCATCGCCAACGACTCGCGCTACGGGTTGGTGGGTGCGGTGTGGTCGGCCGATGAGGAGCACGCAGCCACAGTGGCGGCCCAACTGCAGGCCGGGTCGATCGCCGTCAACTCCACCGCCGTACTCGACTTCGGCAGCCCGTTCGGTGGCTTCAAGCAGTCCGGTATCGGCCGTGAGGGCGGTCCGGAGGGCATCACCGGATTCGTTGAATACCAAGCCATCATCCGTTGA
- a CDS encoding Zn-dependent alcohol dehydrogenase, producing MQTQAAVLFERNSPWTIETIELDPPKATEVLVELHASGMCHSDDHLVTGDMPIALPCIGGHEGAGVVKAVGDHVSWLAPGDHVVFSFIPSCGRCPSCSTGHQSLCDLGAKIYSGMQIHDGTARHHLRDMDLALACGVGSFAHHTVVHEASCVKIPEHYRLDRACLLGCGFITGWGSSVYAADVRPGDTVAVAGVGGIGAAAVQGARLAGARTITVIDPSEYKRAEAVKMGATHTAANWDEAKGVVAKATWDRGVDKFICAMGVGDGQLVGQALAMTAKRGKLVVTNIHPMLEREIRANLMDLTLTEKQIVGTLYGSGNPRADIPKILELSSAGQVDLDSMVTRTYPLEKVNDGYADMHAGANIRGVLIYPPAEA from the coding sequence ATGCAGACGCAGGCAGCAGTCCTGTTCGAACGCAATTCACCGTGGACGATCGAGACGATCGAGCTGGATCCGCCGAAGGCGACTGAAGTCCTGGTCGAGTTGCACGCCTCGGGTATGTGCCATTCGGACGATCATCTCGTCACCGGCGACATGCCGATCGCGCTTCCCTGCATCGGCGGGCACGAGGGCGCCGGCGTGGTCAAGGCAGTCGGCGATCATGTGTCGTGGCTGGCACCCGGCGACCACGTGGTGTTCAGCTTCATACCGTCGTGCGGTCGCTGCCCGTCCTGCTCGACTGGCCATCAGAGCCTGTGCGACCTAGGCGCAAAGATATACTCCGGCATGCAGATTCACGATGGAACCGCCCGCCACCACCTCCGTGACATGGATCTCGCGCTGGCTTGCGGGGTCGGGTCTTTCGCGCATCACACGGTGGTGCATGAGGCGAGTTGCGTGAAGATCCCGGAGCACTATCGTCTGGACCGGGCCTGCCTACTCGGCTGCGGGTTCATCACCGGATGGGGATCGTCGGTGTACGCCGCCGACGTACGGCCGGGCGATACGGTTGCCGTCGCCGGGGTTGGCGGAATCGGCGCGGCGGCGGTGCAGGGTGCCCGACTCGCCGGTGCGCGCACGATCACCGTCATCGACCCCTCGGAGTACAAGCGGGCCGAGGCGGTGAAGATGGGCGCTACCCACACCGCAGCGAACTGGGACGAAGCCAAAGGTGTTGTGGCCAAGGCAACCTGGGATCGTGGCGTGGATAAGTTCATCTGCGCGATGGGGGTCGGCGACGGACAGCTCGTCGGCCAGGCCCTGGCCATGACGGCCAAACGCGGCAAGCTGGTCGTCACCAACATCCACCCCATGCTGGAGCGGGAGATCCGGGCTAACCTGATGGATCTCACCCTGACCGAGAAGCAGATCGTGGGCACTCTCTACGGCTCGGGTAACCCACGCGCTGACATCCCGAAGATCCTCGAGCTCAGCAGCGCCGGGCAGGTGGACCTCGACTCCATGGTCACCCGCACCTATCCGCTGGAGAAGGTCAACGACGGCTACGCCGACATGCACGCGGGCGCCAATATCCGTGGCGTGCTTATCTATCCCCCCGCCGAGGCTTAA